Proteins from a genomic interval of Paenibacillus sp. RC334:
- the spo0A gene encoding sporulation transcription factor Spo0A, producing MQKIEVLLADDNREFTNLLAEYISDQEDMEVTGIAYNGEEVLQHIAESRNVPDVLILDIIMPHLDGLGVLERLREMNLSPQPKIIMLTAFGQENITQRAVQLGASYYILKPFDMEVLANRVRQLVGPQLVSSSPVTVSSMRSNVVPMGKTKNLDASITAIIHEIGVPAHIKGYQYLREAITMVYNNIEILGAITKTLYPAIAEKFKTTASRVERAIRHAIEVAWTRGNIDSISHLFGYTINISKSKPTNSEFIAMVADKLRIENKVS from the coding sequence TTGCAAAAAATTGAGGTATTGTTGGCTGATGACAACCGGGAATTTACGAATCTGCTTGCCGAATATATTTCCGATCAGGAGGATATGGAAGTTACAGGAATCGCCTATAATGGTGAAGAAGTGCTCCAACACATCGCAGAATCCCGCAACGTACCTGATGTACTTATTTTAGATATTATCATGCCTCATCTGGATGGTCTCGGCGTATTGGAGCGCTTGAGAGAAATGAACCTGTCTCCACAGCCGAAAATCATTATGCTGACTGCATTCGGTCAAGAAAATATTACGCAAAGAGCCGTACAGCTCGGGGCATCTTATTATATTTTGAAGCCGTTTGACATGGAAGTGCTTGCCAACCGTGTTCGTCAATTGGTGGGACCACAATTAGTCAGCAGCAGTCCGGTGACGGTTTCTTCCATGCGGTCTAATGTGGTGCCAATGGGCAAAACGAAAAACCTGGATGCCAGTATTACGGCCATTATCCATGAAATCGGTGTGCCAGCTCATATTAAGGGCTATCAATATTTACGCGAAGCCATTACTATGGTGTACAATAATATCGAAATTTTGGGTGCCATCACCAAAACATTATATCCCGCAATCGCCGAAAAATTTAAAACGACGGCATCCCGCGTGGAACGCGCCATTCGTCATGCCATCGAGGTAGCATGGACACGTGGCAACATCGACAGCATCTCTCATCTGTTCGGCTACACCATTAATATCTCCAAATCCAAGCCGACCAACTCAGAGTTTATTGCGATGGTAGCTGACAAGCTTCGGATTGAGAATAAGGTGTCCTGA
- the spoIVB gene encoding SpoIVB peptidase, with the protein MNFYSRIKLLGLLLVFLICCIGNAKHVHAALPSQASLELFGSHAVKKPQENMIPDLKVYPGGQTIGVKVKSSGVLVVGHHVIQESMDRKVSPGETAGIRLGDRITHMNGKPLDSLTRVAEAVEEAGKNKKPLDITLCRGEQTISTKLTPAYDRDDKAWRLGLYIRDSAAGVGTLTFYAPDQGVYGALGHVITDMNTQTPIVVGSGEIVQSNVTSIAKSQSGEPGEKRAHFLKDHRVLGNIERNTNFGIFGKMSDEPQYGLYSKPIPVALANEVKEGPAEILTVLEGQQIQRFQAEVVHISQQDKPATKGLVIRIVDPKLLDKTGGIVQGMSGSPIIQNGKLIGAVTHVFVNDPKSGYGCFIEWMLRDAGIMQNNVSLKSSSNLKAS; encoded by the coding sequence GAATTTTTACTCCAGGATCAAATTGCTCGGTCTTTTGCTTGTTTTTCTTATTTGTTGTATCGGTAACGCCAAGCATGTGCATGCAGCGCTGCCTTCACAAGCTTCTCTGGAATTATTCGGTTCCCATGCAGTGAAGAAGCCTCAAGAAAACATGATCCCCGACTTGAAGGTGTATCCAGGGGGTCAGACGATCGGGGTCAAAGTAAAATCTTCAGGAGTGCTTGTCGTTGGTCATCATGTCATTCAGGAAAGTATGGACCGCAAGGTGTCACCTGGAGAGACTGCCGGAATTCGTCTCGGTGACCGGATCACCCATATGAATGGCAAACCGCTGGATAGCCTGACAAGGGTAGCGGAGGCTGTAGAGGAAGCAGGCAAGAACAAAAAGCCGCTCGACATCACGCTTTGCCGAGGGGAGCAGACGATTTCCACCAAGCTAACACCAGCTTATGATCGTGATGACAAAGCATGGCGGCTTGGACTGTATATTAGGGACTCGGCTGCGGGTGTAGGCACCTTGACCTTTTACGCACCGGATCAGGGGGTATACGGGGCCTTGGGGCACGTGATTACCGACATGAATACCCAGACCCCCATTGTTGTGGGGAGCGGGGAAATAGTGCAATCCAATGTGACGTCAATTGCGAAAAGTCAAAGTGGTGAACCTGGGGAAAAACGCGCACATTTTCTCAAGGATCATCGGGTGTTAGGTAATATTGAACGAAACACGAACTTCGGGATTTTTGGGAAGATGTCAGATGAGCCGCAATATGGTTTGTATTCCAAGCCGATTCCTGTGGCACTTGCGAATGAAGTAAAGGAAGGACCTGCAGAAATTTTGACTGTACTGGAAGGTCAGCAGATTCAGCGGTTTCAGGCAGAGGTCGTACACATTTCTCAACAGGATAAACCGGCAACCAAAGGACTTGTTATTCGTATCGTAGATCCAAAGCTGCTGGATAAGACCGGGGGAATTGTACAAGGGATGAGTGGAAGCCCAATTATTCAAAACGGGAAGCTCATAGGGGCTGTGACGCATGTATTTGTTAACGATCCGAAATCAGGCTACGGCTGCTTTATTGAATGGATGCTGCGCGATGCAGGAATCATGCAGAATAACGTAAGCTTGAAATCATCCTCTAATCTTAAGGCGAGCTAG